From Paraglaciecola sp. L1A13:
GTTGGTTAACCTTTAATTTAGGTTATACCTACAGTGAGCGAGACAGTAATCGAGATGTAATAGATTACGACCAAAATATTTATCGTTTAACTGCAAAAGTGACGTTGTAGTTTTTGTTTTATTTGGAGTAAACATGAAAGCAAAATCTGTTCTTTGGCTATGGCTACTACTTTTTAGTGGTGTGGCTTGGTCGTTAGATGCCAGTTTAAGTCAGTATAAGCTTGGTTCTGGCGATGTGATAAAAATTACCGTTTTCGGCCAAGAGGATTTGTCCTTAACGACAAAGCTCCCTAATCACGGTGTGATAAATTACCCCTTCTTAGGCGACATAAGTGTTATTGGTTTGACTGGAGCTGAGTTTGAAGCAAAGTTGTATGCTGGCCTAAAAGGGGACTACTTAGTTGAGCCTTCTGTCTCTGTGACCGTTATTGAATATCGGCCGTTCTTTATCGATGGTGAAGTCAAGCGTCCCGGTGGTTACCCATATCAACCAGGCTTATCAGTGAATAAAGCGGCGGCTTTGGCTGGTGGTTTTACTGAGCGAGCCTCAAAAACGAAAATTTTTATACGCAGGGAGAACGACTCTGGTCAACAGGAACAGCTGAGCGCTCAATCTACTGATGTGGTATTGCCAGGTGACATCGTTACCGTTCAGCAAAGCTTCTTTTAATAAAGGTATTTAGATATTTATGTCAGCGCAATTAAATGGACAATTAGAGGCTAAATTACTGGACTCAGAAACCATTGATTTTGGTCAATATTGGCAAACGATACGTCGATACATATGGCGAATTATTAGCTTAGCAGTTTTTATTACGATACTAGTTGCCCTCGTCGTAATGTCAATTACGCCTAAGTATACGGCGACAGCTAAATTATTGATTGAATCGAAAGAAGCGAAAGTTCTCTCGATTGAAGAAGTATATGGCCTTGACTCTAGTCGCAAAGAGTATTTTCAAACTCAGTACGAAATTTTGAAGTCTCGTCATATCGCAGAAAAAGTGGTTGATAAAATAAAACTTTACGAAAACCCAACGTTTGCGCCTGGTTACGAAGCAAGCAAAGCAAATTTCGTTAGTCGGCAGTTAGCATCACTCAAAAGCGGTGTTATTAACGTATTGCCGTTTTTGCCACAAAAAGAAAAAACAGAACTGACCGACGAACAGCAACTTAAAGGACGTAAAGACTACGCTACTTGGCAAGTTATGAAGTCCCTTCAAATCAGCCCTATTAGCAATACCCAAATAGTGGAAATTAGCTTCGAACATGAAGATCGAAATTTTGCAGCTGTGGTGGCAAATACGGTGGGCGATGTATATATCGAAAACTATCTTGAATCTAAGCTTGATATGACTACCAAGGCTACTTCCTGGTTGAATGAAAGCCTGCAAGGTCTGCGTACAAAATTAGATACTGCTGAAAAACGTCTATCGGTATTTTACGAAACTGAAAAACTAGTCAATATTGATGGTGTAGTAGGTTTGGCGGCAGAAGAGCTTCAAAAGCTGAGTCAACAAATGCTTGAGGCGCAGGCAGCTTATAACCGAGCTGAAACCTTATATAACCAAGTCAACTCTGGCGCAACGATTACTGAATTGGCTGACCTTCCCGAGGT
This genomic window contains:
- a CDS encoding polysaccharide biosynthesis/export family protein is translated as MKAKSVLWLWLLLFSGVAWSLDASLSQYKLGSGDVIKITVFGQEDLSLTTKLPNHGVINYPFLGDISVIGLTGAEFEAKLYAGLKGDYLVEPSVSVTVIEYRPFFIDGEVKRPGGYPYQPGLSVNKAAALAGGFTERASKTKIFIRRENDSGQQEQLSAQSTDVVLPGDIVTVQQSFF